In a single window of the Dinghuibacter silviterrae genome:
- a CDS encoding type I restriction-modification system subunit M: MASLTTTVKSIQDIMRKDAGVDGDAQRISQLGWMLFLKIFDEMEEEWEAIKEDYKSPIRNDLRWRNWAADEEGMTGEELLDFVDNTLFPILKNMKLRNKKDAAKMVRDVFEDSYNYMKSGTLLRQVINKINSDIKLNTQAERHAFNDIYEQILRDLQSAGNAGEFYTPRPVTQFIVEMIEPKLGETILDPACGTGGFLINAIEYIRKHSKVKSLVDRETLQNSIKGVEKKPLPHMLATTNLILHGLEVPAIDHDNLLNKTWSNWSERDRVNVIITNPPFGGIEEDGVENNFPLLYRTRETANLFVALLIHLLKDGGRCGLVLPDGFLFGEGVATRIKENLLEKCNLHTIVRLPNGVFAPYTGIKTNLLFFEKGEPTNEVWYFEHPYPEGIKNYNKTKPIDIKEFALEKNWWKKRVENEYAWKVTIEDIKKRNYNLDSSNPRKISIEADLKISDILEKIELKRDQINDAIEKLKLELL; encoded by the coding sequence ATGGCTAGTTTGACAACGACAGTTAAATCGATCCAAGATATCATGCGTAAGGATGCTGGTGTAGACGGAGACGCTCAGCGCATCTCGCAATTAGGATGGATGCTTTTCCTGAAGATATTTGATGAAATGGAAGAAGAATGGGAGGCAATTAAAGAGGATTACAAATCTCCTATAAGAAACGACTTGCGCTGGCGGAATTGGGCGGCTGATGAAGAAGGCATGACAGGTGAAGAACTATTAGACTTTGTTGACAACACCTTGTTCCCTATATTGAAAAATATGAAGCTTCGCAATAAAAAGGATGCTGCAAAAATGGTGAGAGATGTGTTTGAGGATTCTTACAATTACATGAAAAGCGGTACGCTATTGCGTCAAGTGATAAATAAGATTAACAGCGATATTAAACTAAATACACAGGCTGAACGTCATGCCTTTAACGATATTTACGAACAGATATTGCGTGACCTGCAAAGCGCAGGGAACGCCGGAGAGTTTTATACGCCGCGGCCCGTAACGCAGTTTATTGTTGAGATGATTGAGCCAAAGCTAGGGGAAACGATTTTAGACCCTGCCTGTGGTACTGGCGGATTTTTGATTAACGCAATAGAATATATCCGTAAGCACAGCAAAGTTAAAAGCTTAGTTGATAGAGAAACCTTGCAAAATAGTATTAAAGGTGTAGAGAAAAAGCCATTGCCCCATATGCTTGCTACAACTAATTTGATTTTGCATGGCTTAGAAGTTCCTGCAATTGACCATGATAACTTATTGAATAAAACTTGGTCTAATTGGAGTGAGAGAGATAGGGTAAATGTTATTATTACTAACCCTCCATTTGGCGGTATAGAAGAAGATGGCGTTGAAAATAATTTCCCTCTACTTTATCGAACTCGAGAAACTGCCAATCTCTTTGTGGCTCTTCTTATTCATTTGTTAAAGGATGGCGGCCGTTGCGGGTTGGTATTGCCTGATGGGTTTTTATTTGGTGAAGGGGTAGCTACCCGGATTAAGGAAAATCTATTGGAAAAATGTAATCTGCATACCATTGTGCGTTTACCCAACGGCGTGTTTGCTCCCTATACCGGTATTAAAACCAATTTGCTCTTTTTTGAAAAAGGTGAGCCCACTAATGAGGTCTGGTATTTTGAACATCCTTACCCAGAGGGGATAAAAAATTATAACAAAACAAAGCCCATTGACATAAAGGAGTTTGCTCTGGAGAAAAACTGGTGGAAGAAAAGAGTAGAAAATGAATACGCTTGGAAGGTAACTATTGAGGATATTAAAAAAAGGAATTACAATTTGGACTCCTCGAACCCTCGAAAAATTTCAATTGAAGCTGATTTGAAAATTAGCGATATTTTGGAAAAAATCGAATTAAAAAGAGATCAAATAAATGATGCTATTGAAAAATTAAAGTTAGAACTGCTATAG
- a CDS encoding restriction endonuclease subunit S: MSQVKLGHVLIEQRTTVGKRDGDNLPLIGVSNKDGLILSQQQRLADLSRYKLLKANWFAYNPMRINVGSIGLADSPQKIGIISPDYVVFSCNEKIAPEYLLLFIKSDIGLFEIAKNTGGSVRERLYFKNLSNISIKLPCIEEQYEILASLNRRKSSIEQINNCCLELQLNDIPELRQAILQEAIQGKLTQQDETEEPSDKNIQYIKAERRNLVVDSKVKSGKELSAISQHEIPFELPMGWGWHRLGELGHINPRNVFADNKDVSFVPMALISSNFGEAPKFEIRKWSDVKTGFTHFAENDVAVAKITPCFENSKAGIFKGLVNGVGAGTTELHIFRGDSKYILPEYVYLFFKSSFFLKNGERKMTGSAGQKRVSSDFIKSCLFPLPPLSEQHRIVAKVQQLLQTINQLEHQISETQTQAQELLQSSLTEVFGGSGKVHEAKEVTSMSME, from the coding sequence ATGTCTCAAGTCAAATTAGGTCATGTATTAATAGAACAAAGAACTACCGTAGGAAAGAGGGATGGAGACAATCTACCTCTTATAGGTGTTAGCAATAAAGATGGTCTTATACTCTCGCAGCAACAAAGATTGGCTGACTTAAGCCGGTACAAATTGTTAAAAGCGAATTGGTTTGCATACAACCCAATGAGAATCAATGTTGGCTCGATAGGTCTAGCTGATAGCCCCCAAAAAATCGGAATAATTAGTCCAGATTATGTGGTCTTTTCTTGCAATGAAAAAATTGCACCTGAGTATTTGCTTTTATTTATTAAAAGTGATATTGGTTTATTTGAGATTGCAAAGAATACGGGAGGAAGTGTTAGGGAAAGATTATATTTCAAAAATCTTTCAAATATTTCAATTAAGCTTCCTTGCATTGAAGAGCAATACGAAATTCTTGCTTCACTTAATAGAAGAAAGTCTTCTATTGAACAAATCAATAATTGCTGCTTAGAATTACAATTAAATGATATTCCGGAACTTCGCCAAGCCATTCTACAAGAAGCAATACAGGGGAAACTAACCCAGCAGGACGAAACCGAGGAGCCATCTGATAAAAACATTCAATACATTAAAGCAGAAAGGCGAAATCTGGTAGTGGATAGCAAAGTTAAAAGTGGAAAAGAATTATCCGCTATTTCTCAGCATGAAATCCCTTTTGAATTGCCAATGGGGTGGGGCTGGCATCGTTTAGGGGAGCTTGGTCATATTAACCCAAGGAACGTGTTTGCTGATAATAAAGATGTTTCATTTGTACCTATGGCTTTAATTAGTTCAAACTTTGGAGAAGCACCGAAATTTGAGATCAGGAAATGGAGCGATGTGAAAACTGGGTTTACCCATTTTGCAGAAAATGATGTTGCTGTTGCTAAGATTACTCCATGTTTTGAAAACTCCAAAGCTGGGATATTTAAAGGATTAGTTAATGGAGTTGGGGCTGGCACAACGGAACTACATATATTCAGAGGCGATAGTAAGTACATTCTACCTGAGTACGTTTATCTCTTTTTCAAAAGTTCATTTTTTTTGAAAAATGGTGAAAGAAAAATGACTGGTTCTGCTGGACAGAAGAGAGTATCATCTGATTTTATTAAATCTTGTTTATTTCCCCTCCCTCCTCTTTCTGAACAACATCGAATAGTCGCCAAAGTGCAGCAACTCCTTCAGACGATAAACCAGTTGGAGCATCAGATATCTGAAACTCAAACTCAAGCCCAAGAACTTTTACAGTCATCATTAACTGAGGTATTTGGTGGTAGTGGTAAAGTGCATGAAGCAAAAGAGGTGACGTCAATGTCTATGGAGTGA
- a CDS encoding surface-adhesin E family protein, whose protein sequence is MKKIIACPLFFVMSFLFCRANAQVYLEDLLHSSEWILSSAFPDSSHVHFIRRTCIRTDKPNLIKIWILVYHESFKYGVFTYKGVSEKVLTLIDFGKVQMRPLAVYYYDSGGHLLYSEGEDQLNSMWDPVVPDSMGEGDFNKAAKMFYQRKKKQ, encoded by the coding sequence ATGAAAAAAATAATTGCTTGTCCTCTTTTCTTCGTAATGTCATTTTTATTTTGCAGGGCAAATGCTCAAGTATACTTAGAAGATCTCCTACATTCATCAGAATGGATACTCTCTTCAGCTTTCCCCGATAGTTCGCATGTTCACTTTATAAGAAGGACATGTATAAGAACTGATAAGCCGAATTTAATAAAAATCTGGATTTTAGTGTACCACGAATCATTCAAATATGGAGTGTTTACATATAAGGGCGTTTCCGAAAAGGTTCTTACACTTATAGATTTTGGAAAAGTACAAATGCGACCTTTGGCAGTTTATTATTATGACAGTGGTGGGCACCTTTTGTATTCTGAAGGAGAAGATCAGTTGAATTCGATGTGGGACCCAGTGGTGCCTGATTCTATGGGTGAGGGCGATTTTAATAAGGCCGCGAAAATGTTTTATCAACGTAAAAAGAAACAGTAA
- a CDS encoding ATP-binding protein — MEIQRKISKKLSAWQKSTARKPLILQGARQVGKTWLLKHFGDSEFADVAYFNFEEQPDLKQFFQQTKDISNILQNLSLIFGRTILPQETLIIFDEIQECNDALNALKYFCENAPEYAVAGAGSLLGVSMSRGNSFPVGKVDFLHLYPICFSEFLSVADPKLFSYLENINEIVPIPDIFFHRLVEKLKLFFVSGGMPEAVVTLLENQDMEGTQVVLQNILNAYALDFSKHAENKDIPKINHLWTSIPSQLARDNKKFVYQTVKQGARAREYEDALLWLSQAGLIHRIFRSEKPGLPLSAYDDLSAFKLYLIDVGLLRRLSLLDPIAVTEGNRLFTEFKGALSENFVLQHLVAHFEGEPRYWTSGNQAEVDFLIQVKNNILPIEVKSDENVRGKSLIKYNELYKPAVRVRYSLRNLKKDEGLLNIPLFMVDYTEKLLGL, encoded by the coding sequence ATGGAGATCCAACGAAAAATATCGAAAAAGCTGTCCGCGTGGCAAAAATCCACGGCTCGCAAGCCGCTCATCTTGCAAGGCGCAAGGCAGGTCGGTAAGACCTGGCTGCTAAAGCATTTTGGGGACAGTGAATTTGCCGACGTTGCCTACTTCAACTTTGAAGAGCAACCGGACCTCAAACAATTTTTTCAACAAACTAAGGACATTTCCAATATCCTTCAAAACCTCTCTCTCATATTTGGCCGAACCATTCTGCCCCAGGAGACACTGATCATTTTCGATGAAATACAGGAATGCAACGACGCCCTTAATGCACTCAAGTATTTTTGTGAAAATGCGCCTGAGTATGCCGTAGCGGGTGCCGGCTCTCTCCTCGGCGTATCGATGTCCAGGGGAAATTCATTCCCTGTCGGGAAAGTGGATTTTCTACACCTCTACCCTATCTGTTTTTCCGAGTTTTTATCGGTCGCCGATCCAAAACTATTCTCCTACCTGGAAAATATCAATGAAATAGTGCCCATACCTGATATTTTCTTCCATCGGCTGGTTGAAAAGCTGAAGTTGTTCTTTGTAAGCGGGGGAATGCCCGAAGCCGTGGTAACCCTGTTGGAAAACCAGGATATGGAAGGCACACAAGTGGTCCTTCAAAATATTCTAAACGCTTACGCCCTCGATTTTTCCAAACATGCAGAAAACAAAGACATCCCCAAGATAAACCATCTTTGGACGTCGATACCTTCCCAACTAGCCAGGGACAATAAAAAATTCGTTTACCAGACGGTAAAGCAAGGCGCTCGTGCCCGGGAATACGAAGACGCATTACTTTGGCTTTCCCAGGCAGGCCTTATTCATCGGATCTTTCGTAGCGAAAAGCCAGGTCTGCCCCTTTCCGCCTATGACGACCTTTCGGCTTTCAAGCTTTATTTGATCGATGTAGGATTACTGCGTAGGCTATCACTGTTGGACCCCATTGCTGTAACTGAAGGTAACAGGCTATTTACCGAATTTAAAGGGGCATTGAGCGAAAACTTCGTGTTACAACACCTGGTCGCACATTTTGAAGGAGAACCGCGATACTGGACGTCCGGCAACCAGGCAGAGGTGGACTTTTTAATCCAGGTCAAAAATAACATCTTGCCTATTGAAGTTAAGTCGGATGAGAATGTCCGAGGCAAAAGCCTTATTAAGTATAATGAGCTTTATAAGCCGGCGGTGCGTGTACGGTATTCGCTTAGGAATCTGAAAAAGGATGAGGGGCTTCTGAACATACCTTTGTTTATGGTAGATTATACGGAGAAATTGCTTGGACTATAA